One genomic segment of Natrononativus amylolyticus includes these proteins:
- a CDS encoding carbohydrate ABC transporter permease yields MHGTLGFIVFVMAFPILIAAIVSTQEVGIVASFGDLMPGSHLFENYQTVMTDYNFGVYLLNSFIMSIVIVVGKLAISLLAALAIVYYDFPFKNLMFFVILFTLMLPVPVRFVPLFNIVTDLGWYNSMLALTIPYLASATTVFLLRQHFYSIPESIVEQAKLDGIGPFKFLFYVLIPMSKGMLAGVSVIMFIYAWNQYLWPLVIIDSQSQQVTQVGITLLQGDIQAGELQWSIVMAGAIITLIPPLLALIAFRKPLLETFGVQQK; encoded by the coding sequence ATGCACGGCACGCTCGGGTTCATCGTGTTCGTGATGGCGTTCCCGATCCTGATCGCGGCCATCGTCAGCACCCAGGAGGTCGGCATCGTCGCCAGCTTCGGCGACCTGATGCCGGGCAGTCACCTGTTCGAGAACTACCAGACGGTGATGACCGACTACAACTTCGGCGTCTACCTGCTGAACTCGTTTATCATGTCGATCGTCATCGTCGTCGGCAAGCTCGCCATCTCGCTGCTCGCGGCGCTGGCGATCGTCTACTACGACTTCCCGTTCAAGAACCTGATGTTCTTCGTGATCCTCTTTACGCTCATGCTGCCGGTGCCGGTCAGGTTCGTCCCGCTCTTTAACATCGTGACGGACCTGGGCTGGTACAACAGCATGCTCGCGCTCACCATCCCCTATCTCGCGAGCGCGACGACGGTCTTCTTGCTGCGCCAGCACTTCTACTCGATCCCCGAGTCGATCGTCGAGCAGGCGAAACTCGACGGCATCGGCCCGTTCAAGTTCCTCTTTTACGTGTTGATCCCGATGTCGAAGGGGATGCTCGCCGGCGTCTCCGTCATCATGTTCATCTACGCCTGGAACCAGTACCTCTGGCCGCTCGTGATCATCGACTCCCAGAGCCAGCAGGTGACCCAGGTCGGGATCACCCTGCTCCAGGGAGACATCCAGGCCGGCGAACTGCAGTGGTCGATCGTGATGGCCGGTGCGATCATCACGCTCATCCCGCCGCTGCTCGCGCTGATCGCCTTCAGAAAACCGCTCCTCGAGACGTTCGGGGTCCAACAGAAGTAA
- a CDS encoding glycerophosphodiester phosphodiesterase: MDRYTRRTFLRNFPVACVLGAGTTAFTVSSPAERASTDPRVIGHRGCAAELPENTLEAVDRAPAVADAIEVDLRRASSGEIVVIHDATVDRVTDGTGAVADRSLEELRSLSVLETGEPVPTLEEVLETVPASVGLVLDLKVEGIASDVDELLAAFDRDALLSSFSPSILREVRETGRESALILREPWLGRRFRAVVARTSVPIYPRMRVDQWLTTAAELDCVAIHPRFELCLRTDLVERAHDRGLRVEPWTITRSSEAARLRSLGVDGLISDICSPLS, from the coding sequence ATGGACCGGTACACGAGGCGGACGTTCCTCCGGAACTTTCCCGTCGCGTGCGTCCTCGGGGCCGGGACGACCGCGTTCACCGTCTCGTCGCCGGCCGAGCGCGCGTCCACCGATCCACGGGTGATCGGCCACCGGGGCTGTGCGGCCGAACTCCCGGAGAACACGCTCGAGGCCGTCGACCGCGCGCCCGCGGTAGCCGACGCGATCGAGGTCGATCTCCGGCGAGCGTCCTCGGGAGAGATCGTCGTGATTCACGACGCCACCGTCGACCGCGTTACCGATGGGACCGGTGCGGTCGCCGACCGCTCCCTCGAGGAGCTTCGCTCGCTGTCGGTCCTCGAGACCGGCGAGCCGGTTCCGACGCTCGAGGAGGTGCTCGAGACGGTGCCGGCGTCGGTCGGACTCGTGCTCGATCTCAAAGTCGAGGGGATCGCGAGCGACGTCGACGAACTCCTCGCCGCGTTCGACCGGGACGCGTTGCTCTCGTCGTTCTCGCCGTCGATTCTCCGGGAGGTCCGCGAAACGGGCCGCGAGTCGGCGCTGATTCTGCGAGAGCCCTGGCTCGGTCGCCGGTTTCGAGCCGTCGTCGCTCGAACGTCGGTGCCGATCTACCCCCGGATGCGCGTCGACCAGTGGCTGACTACCGCCGCCGAACTGGACTGCGTTGCGATCCATCCGCGATTCGAACTCTGTCTCAGAACGGATCTCGTCGAGCGGGCCCACGACCGCGGCCTCCGCGTCGAGCCCTGGACCATCACCCGCTCGAGCGAGGCGGCGCGACTCCGCTCGCTCGGCGTCGACGGACTGATCTCGGACATCTGTTCGCCGCTCTCCTGA
- the cobA gene encoding uroporphyrinogen-III C-methyltransferase produces MAGTVYLVGSGPGDPELLTVKAKRLLEEADVVLHDKLPGPEIIDLLPADRSEDVGKRAGGERTPQPEINERLVELAADGKNVVRLKGGDSFVFGRGGEEAEYLADHGVPFEVVPGVTSPIAAPAVAGIPVTHRDHASSVSFVTGHEDPTKAESAIDWEALAATGGTIVVLMGVGRLPDYTAALAEAGMAPETPVALIERGTWPDQRVATGTLETIVDGRDEAGIEPPAVTVIGDVAGTRARVLEFLENGAGADDRTEPTADDGV; encoded by the coding sequence ATGGCCGGCACCGTCTACCTCGTCGGCAGCGGCCCCGGCGACCCCGAGCTGTTGACCGTGAAGGCCAAACGGCTGCTCGAGGAAGCCGACGTCGTCCTCCACGACAAACTCCCCGGCCCGGAGATCATCGACCTGCTTCCCGCAGATCGCAGCGAGGACGTCGGCAAGCGCGCCGGCGGCGAACGCACCCCGCAACCGGAGATCAACGAGCGGCTGGTCGAGCTTGCTGCGGACGGGAAAAACGTGGTTCGGCTGAAGGGCGGCGACTCCTTCGTCTTCGGCCGCGGCGGCGAGGAAGCGGAGTACCTGGCCGACCACGGGGTTCCCTTCGAGGTCGTCCCCGGCGTCACCTCTCCCATCGCCGCCCCCGCCGTCGCCGGAATTCCCGTTACGCACCGCGATCACGCCTCCTCGGTCTCGTTCGTCACGGGCCACGAGGACCCGACGAAGGCGGAGTCGGCGATCGACTGGGAAGCCCTCGCCGCCACTGGCGGAACGATCGTCGTCCTGATGGGCGTCGGCCGACTGCCCGACTACACCGCGGCGCTGGCCGAGGCCGGAATGGCACCCGAAACCCCCGTGGCGCTGATCGAGCGGGGCACCTGGCCCGACCAGCGGGTCGCCACGGGCACCCTCGAGACCATCGTCGACGGCCGCGACGAGGCCGGAATCGAGCCGCCGGCGGTGACCGTCATCGGCGACGTCGCGGGGACGAGAGCGCGCGTGCTCGAGTTTCTCGAGAACGGGGCCGGGGCCGACGACCGAACCGAACCGACCGCGGACGACGGGGTGTGA
- a CDS encoding MgtC/SapB family protein: MIEFDPLAHTDEEVFRLVLATLLGMFLGLEREWSQKSAGIRTFALISLLAAVFTIVDHDGLVLIGGLLIIAHAVLLAVQSFIEEEIDGLSLTTSVSMLVAYSIGALVAHGFLIESVTVAVLSSLLLVLKRELHEFAWGLSREEVRSAVEFVILAFVIYPLLPTEPVDPWGAIEPRLVWSLVIAISAIGFVNYVLVKKYQGRGIAVTGFFGGLVNSTAVVAEMGKRATNQPGLLGLAVSAILLANAAMAVRNAVIVVTFVPEAAVVIGAPLGAIALTGVGVAVWKSDWDASVDTELDSPFSLRNALTFGALFLLVLVLSIGAENTFGAGGFIATTFLAGLVSSGTATATAVTLMSSGEITYETAVAGVIAGTAASILVKTVFAASISRELVRPVLFWNLLLIGVGALVGAPLLLS; encoded by the coding sequence ATGATCGAGTTCGACCCGCTCGCACACACCGACGAGGAGGTGTTCAGGCTCGTCCTGGCGACGCTGCTCGGGATGTTTCTGGGTCTCGAGCGCGAGTGGTCACAGAAGTCCGCGGGGATCCGGACGTTCGCGCTGATCAGCCTGCTCGCGGCGGTGTTCACGATCGTCGACCACGACGGGCTGGTGTTGATCGGCGGACTGTTGATCATCGCTCACGCCGTGTTGCTCGCCGTCCAGAGCTTCATCGAGGAGGAGATCGACGGCCTCTCGCTGACGACGTCGGTCTCGATGCTCGTCGCCTACAGCATCGGTGCGCTCGTCGCCCACGGCTTCCTCATCGAGTCGGTGACGGTTGCGGTGCTGTCGTCGCTGCTGCTCGTCCTCAAGCGCGAACTCCACGAGTTCGCCTGGGGACTCTCCCGCGAGGAGGTCCGCAGCGCCGTCGAGTTCGTGATCCTGGCGTTCGTCATCTATCCGCTGTTGCCCACCGAACCCGTCGATCCCTGGGGGGCGATCGAGCCGCGGCTGGTCTGGTCGCTGGTCATCGCGATCAGCGCGATCGGCTTCGTCAACTACGTGCTCGTCAAGAAGTACCAGGGGCGGGGAATCGCCGTCACCGGCTTCTTCGGCGGACTGGTGAACTCGACGGCGGTCGTCGCCGAAATGGGGAAACGCGCCACGAACCAGCCCGGCCTGCTGGGACTCGCCGTCAGCGCGATTCTGCTCGCGAACGCGGCGATGGCGGTCCGTAACGCCGTGATCGTCGTCACTTTCGTTCCGGAGGCGGCGGTCGTCATCGGCGCGCCGCTCGGCGCGATCGCGCTCACCGGCGTCGGCGTCGCCGTCTGGAAGAGCGACTGGGACGCGAGCGTCGACACCGAACTCGACTCGCCGTTCAGCCTCCGGAACGCGCTCACGTTCGGGGCGCTGTTCCTCCTGGTGCTGGTGCTCTCGATCGGGGCGGAGAACACGTTCGGCGCCGGCGGGTTCATCGCGACGACGTTCCTCGCGGGGCTGGTCTCGAGTGGCACCGCGACGGCGACCGCGGTGACGCTCATGAGTTCCGGCGAGATCACCTACGAGACGGCCGTCGCGGGCGTTATCGCGGGAACGGCGGCGAGCATCCTGGTCAAGACCGTCTTCGCCGCGAGCATCTCTCGAGAGCTCGTTCGACCCGTTCTGTTCTGGAACCTGCTGCTGATCGGCGTGGGCGCTCTCGTCGGGGCACCGCTTCTCCTGAGCTGA
- a CDS encoding ABC transporter substrate-binding protein produces the protein MPGMHSRRTMLKGTGAATVAALAGCLGNGDDGEAGDDVDEPDDDVLSVWHAMGGGSGDLLNDMVERFDGAETESEYQGSYEDILNSLFGAIEAGQMPEVVMIDSLHNQQVLDTEATQSAEGLLPEDYPIDDLVGAVQDFFVVDGDLHSMPFNNSNAILYYNKDAYEEAGLDPEEPPATLEEVREHSEALVESGATNYGITWPNHVWFVETWYSLADELILDNENGHDGSPTTMHADTDFAHDLWTWWQEMYEDDLYLNPGIEAWSEARSAFLTGDVGIKLDSTAAVEATVSGAEGDVDEDEVDEDDVDTFELGTGFYPSPTEDRTGVVIGGASLWVSNEMSDERAEEVGELLAYLGSVENQIEWHQGSGYYPIREEAIDQLEEEGWFEEQPHYATAFDQLLESETTPATLRMLVGPAREVQLRIQESSQDIFSGAVSVEDGLEEMMSDVEEELERYDRVANQ, from the coding sequence ATGCCCGGGATGCACTCACGGCGAACGATGCTCAAAGGGACGGGTGCGGCGACGGTGGCTGCACTCGCAGGTTGCCTCGGAAACGGTGACGACGGCGAAGCCGGCGACGACGTCGACGAGCCCGACGACGACGTGCTGTCGGTCTGGCACGCGATGGGGGGAGGGTCGGGGGACCTTCTCAACGACATGGTCGAGCGCTTCGACGGCGCGGAGACCGAATCGGAGTACCAGGGCAGCTACGAGGACATCCTCAACAGCCTGTTCGGTGCGATCGAAGCCGGCCAGATGCCGGAGGTCGTGATGATCGACAGCCTCCACAACCAACAGGTCCTCGACACGGAGGCCACCCAGTCCGCCGAAGGACTCCTGCCGGAGGACTACCCGATCGACGACCTCGTCGGCGCCGTCCAGGACTTCTTCGTCGTCGACGGCGACCTCCACTCGATGCCGTTCAACAACTCGAACGCCATCCTTTACTACAACAAGGACGCCTACGAGGAGGCCGGCCTCGACCCCGAGGAGCCGCCGGCGACCCTCGAGGAAGTCCGCGAACACTCAGAGGCGCTGGTCGAATCCGGTGCGACGAACTACGGGATCACCTGGCCGAACCACGTCTGGTTCGTCGAGACGTGGTACTCGCTGGCAGACGAGTTGATCCTCGACAACGAGAACGGCCACGACGGCTCGCCGACGACGATGCACGCCGACACCGACTTCGCCCACGACCTCTGGACGTGGTGGCAGGAGATGTACGAGGACGATCTCTACCTCAACCCGGGGATCGAAGCCTGGAGCGAGGCCCGGAGCGCGTTCCTCACCGGCGACGTCGGCATCAAACTCGACTCGACGGCGGCCGTCGAGGCGACCGTCTCGGGCGCCGAGGGCGACGTCGACGAGGACGAGGTCGACGAAGACGACGTCGACACGTTCGAACTCGGCACCGGCTTCTACCCGTCGCCGACCGAAGACCGCACCGGCGTCGTCATCGGCGGCGCCTCGCTGTGGGTCAGCAACGAGATGAGCGACGAGCGCGCCGAGGAGGTCGGCGAACTGCTCGCGTACCTGGGCTCCGTCGAGAACCAGATCGAGTGGCATCAGGGCAGCGGCTACTACCCGATCCGCGAGGAAGCCATCGATCAGCTCGAAGAGGAAGGCTGGTTCGAAGAGCAGCCCCACTACGCGACGGCGTTCGACCAGCTCCTCGAGTCCGAGACGACGCCCGCGACGCTGCGGATGCTCGTCGGACCGGCCCGCGAGGTCCAGTTGCGCATTCAGGAGTCCTCACAGGACATCTTCTCCGGCGCCGTCAGCGTCGAGGACGGCCTCGAGGAGATGATGTCGGACGTCGAGGAGGAACTCGAGCGCTACGACCGCGTCGCGAACCAGTAA
- a CDS encoding uroporphyrinogen-III synthase, with protein sequence MRDLSVAVFRPDDERLADAVELIDSLGATPVPDPMLAVEPTGAAPREDADYVVLTSKTGAELVAEAAWNPGEATVCVIGPKTGDAVREAGYAVDIVPGEYTSSGLVATLESEVGGARVEVARSDHGSPVLLEGLAAAGAYVHETVLYRLVRPEGSGESAERAAAGELDAACFTSSLTVEHFLEAAAARGVCETAVAGLEDATVGVIGEPTRETATARGIDVDLVASEATFETLACETVEAAAPTYRD encoded by the coding sequence ATGCGAGACCTCTCCGTCGCCGTCTTCCGGCCCGACGACGAACGCCTCGCGGACGCGGTCGAACTGATCGACTCGCTGGGCGCGACGCCGGTTCCCGATCCGATGCTGGCCGTCGAGCCCACCGGCGCCGCCCCCCGCGAGGACGCCGACTACGTCGTGCTGACGAGCAAAACCGGCGCGGAGCTCGTCGCCGAGGCGGCGTGGAATCCCGGCGAGGCGACCGTCTGCGTCATCGGCCCGAAGACGGGCGACGCCGTCCGCGAGGCGGGCTACGCGGTCGATATCGTTCCCGGGGAGTACACCTCGAGCGGGCTCGTCGCCACACTCGAGAGCGAGGTCGGCGGCGCCCGCGTGGAGGTCGCTCGCAGCGACCACGGCAGTCCGGTGTTGCTCGAGGGGCTCGCGGCAGCCGGGGCGTACGTCCACGAGACGGTGCTCTACCGGCTCGTCCGCCCCGAGGGCAGCGGCGAGTCGGCCGAGCGGGCCGCCGCCGGCGAGCTCGACGCCGCCTGCTTCACCTCGTCGCTGACCGTCGAGCACTTCCTCGAGGCCGCCGCCGCCCGCGGCGTGTGCGAAACGGCGGTCGCGGGGCTCGAAGACGCGACCGTCGGCGTCATCGGCGAGCCGACGCGGGAGACCGCGACCGCCCGCGGAATCGACGTCGACCTCGTCGCGAGCGAGGCGACGTTCGAGACGCTGGCCTGCGAGACCGTCGAGGCGGCGGCACCGACCTACCGCGACTGA
- a CDS encoding single-stranded-DNA-specific exonuclease RecJ — translation MAGPVPELEDRAVACADHLRGCDRVLLASHIDADGLTSAAVAASALERAQIPFETVFEKQLDEEAIAGIAATEYDTVLFTDFGSGQLDVIGEHEAAGAFTPVIADHHQPAETDTDYHLNPLLFGINGASELSGAGASYVLARALEDDGVDNRDLAALAVVGAVGDMQASGGELHGANAKIVAEGEAAGVLETATDLALYGKQTRPLPKLLEYATDVDIPGISNDTNGSLRFLDGLDLELKRDGEWRRWAELTSEEKQLVASALVKRAVSRGVPAGKIDGLVGTAYVLSDEPVGTELRDASEFSTLLNATARYERADVGLGVCLGDREGALKRARQLLADHRRNLSAGISLVTEEGVTHEEHLQWFHAGDRIRETIVGIVAGMAVGNDGISRGKPIVAFAEKNDEEVKVSARGTHSLVRDGLDLSAVLGEAAREVGGDGGGHDVAAGATVPKGAEEQFLEYADELLGDQLT, via the coding sequence ATGGCAGGGCCGGTTCCCGAACTCGAGGACAGAGCGGTCGCGTGTGCGGACCACCTCCGCGGCTGCGACCGCGTACTGCTCGCCTCCCACATCGACGCCGACGGGCTGACCAGCGCGGCGGTCGCCGCGAGCGCCCTCGAGCGGGCACAGATCCCCTTCGAGACGGTCTTCGAGAAACAGCTCGACGAGGAGGCGATCGCCGGGATCGCGGCCACCGAGTACGACACCGTCCTCTTTACGGACTTCGGGAGCGGCCAGCTCGACGTCATCGGCGAACACGAGGCCGCTGGCGCGTTCACCCCCGTGATCGCCGACCACCACCAGCCCGCGGAGACGGACACCGACTACCACCTCAACCCGCTACTATTCGGGATCAACGGCGCTTCCGAACTCTCGGGGGCGGGTGCAAGCTACGTCCTCGCACGCGCCCTCGAGGACGACGGGGTCGACAACCGGGATCTCGCCGCGCTCGCCGTCGTCGGCGCGGTCGGCGACATGCAGGCCTCCGGCGGCGAACTCCACGGCGCGAACGCGAAGATCGTCGCCGAGGGCGAGGCCGCGGGCGTCCTCGAGACCGCGACCGATCTCGCGCTCTACGGGAAGCAGACCCGGCCGCTGCCGAAGCTGCTCGAGTACGCCACCGACGTCGACATTCCCGGAATTTCGAACGACACGAACGGCTCGCTGCGGTTTCTCGACGGGCTGGACCTCGAGTTGAAGCGCGACGGCGAGTGGCGTCGGTGGGCCGAACTGACGAGCGAGGAGAAGCAACTGGTCGCGAGCGCGCTGGTCAAACGGGCTGTCTCGCGGGGCGTCCCCGCCGGCAAGATCGACGGCCTCGTCGGCACCGCCTACGTGCTCAGCGACGAACCCGTCGGAACCGAACTCCGCGACGCCAGCGAGTTCTCGACGCTGCTCAACGCCACCGCCCGGTACGAGCGCGCCGACGTCGGCCTCGGCGTCTGTCTCGGCGACCGGGAGGGTGCCCTGAAACGCGCCCGCCAGCTCCTGGCCGACCACCGCCGGAACCTCTCTGCGGGGATCTCGCTCGTCACGGAGGAGGGTGTCACCCACGAGGAACACCTCCAGTGGTTCCACGCGGGCGACCGCATCCGTGAGACCATCGTCGGCATCGTCGCCGGCATGGCCGTCGGCAACGACGGCATCAGCCGCGGAAAACCGATCGTCGCCTTCGCCGAGAAGAACGACGAGGAGGTCAAAGTGTCCGCCCGCGGTACTCACAGCCTCGTCCGCGACGGACTCGACCTCTCGGCCGTGCTGGGCGAGGCCGCACGAGAAGTCGGCGGCGACGGCGGCGGTCACGACGTCGCGGCAGGGGCGACGGTGCCGAAGGGAGCAGAGGAGCAGTTTCTCGAGTACGCCGACGAACTCCTCGGCGACCAGCTCACCTAG
- a CDS encoding HAD-IIA family hydrolase translates to MNSNRTSRTNGGTARSGRAIGGAIVDLDGTVYRGERPIGGARDGIESIRAAGVDVLFLTNKPVERRRTYVDALRAAGIDVSRPAVVTSAVITADYLAATHADDPIYVVGEAPLVDELSEAGLEVTSTPAEAGVVLASMDRSFEYGVLEDVLEAFENEPAFYATNPDRTCPVEGGEIPDAGAMIGAIEGLVGRELDAVLGKPSPIAVETASERLGVPPEECLVVGDRLETDIEMGARAGMTTALVLSGVSSREDLERAAVTPDYVLEDLSELASVIDR, encoded by the coding sequence GTGAACAGCAATCGAACGAGTCGCACGAACGGGGGGACAGCACGGAGCGGGCGCGCGATCGGCGGCGCCATCGTCGATCTCGACGGAACCGTCTATCGGGGTGAGCGGCCGATCGGCGGCGCCCGCGACGGCATCGAGTCGATACGCGCAGCCGGCGTCGACGTCCTGTTCCTCACGAACAAACCGGTCGAGCGGCGACGAACCTACGTCGACGCGCTTCGAGCCGCCGGCATCGACGTCTCCCGGCCGGCGGTGGTGACGTCCGCGGTGATCACGGCAGACTACCTCGCTGCGACCCACGCCGACGATCCGATCTACGTCGTCGGCGAGGCGCCGCTGGTCGACGAGCTGTCCGAGGCGGGACTCGAGGTGACGTCGACGCCCGCCGAGGCCGGCGTCGTCCTCGCGTCGATGGACCGCTCGTTCGAGTACGGCGTCCTCGAGGACGTTCTCGAGGCGTTCGAGAACGAGCCGGCGTTTTACGCGACCAACCCCGATCGGACCTGTCCCGTCGAGGGCGGCGAGATCCCCGACGCCGGCGCGATGATCGGCGCGATCGAGGGGCTGGTCGGGCGCGAACTCGACGCCGTGCTCGGCAAGCCCTCGCCGATCGCCGTCGAGACGGCCTCCGAACGGCTCGGAGTCCCGCCCGAGGAGTGTCTGGTCGTAGGCGACCGCCTCGAGACCGACATCGAGATGGGCGCTCGAGCGGGGATGACGACGGCGCTCGTGCTCTCGGGGGTGTCAAGCCGCGAGGACCTCGAGCGCGCTGCGGTGACGCCCGACTACGTCCTCGAGGACCTCAGCGAGCTCGCGTCGGTGATCGACCGATGA
- a CDS encoding PHP-associated domain-containing protein: MTSQIPFAIDFHVHSDDSYDGHEPIELILEHAADIGLDGVVITDHDEIRESLRAARIAPEYGLVGIPGVEVSTRHGHLLAIGVEERPDPGRPFTKTVERVRELGGIAIVPHPFQRSRHGVRKKHIRDADAIEAYNSMLFTGYRNRRARTFARRRGYPEIGASDAHYLPNVGRAYTEILVSPANGGSKAEIDGDDLVDAILEGRTQIRGKRTPVHKSTVQYTKGAIRKSAYMLTSRAPLVPTVPASMDRTR; this comes from the coding sequence ATGACGTCTCAGATCCCGTTCGCCATCGATTTTCACGTCCACTCCGACGACTCGTACGACGGCCACGAGCCGATCGAGCTGATTCTGGAGCACGCGGCGGACATCGGGCTCGACGGCGTCGTCATCACCGATCACGACGAGATCCGCGAGTCGCTGCGCGCCGCGAGAATCGCCCCGGAGTACGGGCTCGTCGGCATTCCCGGCGTCGAGGTCTCGACGCGCCACGGCCACCTGCTCGCGATCGGCGTCGAGGAGCGTCCCGACCCCGGCCGGCCGTTCACGAAAACCGTCGAGCGCGTGCGTGAACTCGGAGGCATCGCGATCGTTCCGCACCCGTTCCAGCGCAGTCGCCACGGCGTCCGCAAGAAACACATCAGGGACGCCGACGCGATCGAGGCGTACAACTCGATGCTGTTCACCGGCTACCGGAACCGACGGGCGCGGACGTTCGCCCGCCGGCGCGGCTATCCGGAGATCGGCGCCAGCGACGCCCACTACCTCCCGAACGTTGGCCGGGCGTACACGGAGATCCTCGTCTCACCCGCGAACGGCGGATCGAAAGCCGAGATCGACGGCGACGACCTCGTCGACGCGATCCTCGAGGGCCGCACTCAGATCCGGGGTAAGCGCACGCCGGTCCACAAGAGCACCGTCCAGTACACGAAGGGGGCGATCCGGAAGTCCGCCTACATGCTGACCTCGCGGGCGCCGCTCGTGCCGACGGTGCCGGCGTCGATGGATCGCACTAGGTGA
- a CDS encoding carbohydrate ABC transporter permease, with translation MMTREIYNRSWLAYLLLLPTLVVSVVFLYYPAIQAAHLSLYETLQFGTVRLWTGLGNYQHLLTSSDYHSSIGVTVLFSLIVIFGVMALSLVISYLIYEVSVGQSSYLIAAIWPYALPPAVAGIVFFYIIHPSLGVLTTPIEALFGVNVDWFTNGTQAFIIVTVAVIWKQIGYNVIFMIAALNNVPDTLGEVADLDGVGKFKRLVRVYTPLISPTLIFLIVMNTIYAFFHTFAFIDILTQGGPGGATNIMIYDLYRNAFEFNNHGLASAQSVILFFVVGILMYAQLRLSDRYAHYG, from the coding sequence ATTATGACACGAGAAATATACAACCGGTCCTGGCTGGCGTATCTGCTGTTGTTGCCGACGTTAGTCGTCTCGGTCGTCTTCCTCTACTATCCGGCGATCCAGGCCGCTCACCTGAGCCTGTACGAGACGCTCCAGTTCGGAACGGTCCGGCTGTGGACCGGCCTCGGCAACTACCAGCACCTGCTCACCTCGAGTGACTACCACAGCAGTATCGGCGTCACGGTCCTGTTCTCGCTGATCGTGATCTTCGGCGTGATGGCGCTCTCGCTCGTGATCTCGTATCTGATCTACGAGGTCAGCGTGGGACAGTCGTCGTACCTGATCGCGGCGATCTGGCCGTACGCGCTGCCGCCCGCCGTCGCGGGAATCGTCTTCTTCTACATCATCCACCCCAGCCTCGGGGTGCTCACGACGCCGATCGAGGCGCTCTTCGGCGTGAACGTCGACTGGTTTACTAACGGCACGCAGGCGTTCATCATCGTCACCGTCGCGGTGATCTGGAAGCAGATCGGGTACAACGTGATCTTCATGATCGCGGCGCTGAACAACGTTCCCGACACGCTCGGCGAGGTCGCCGACCTCGACGGCGTCGGAAAGTTCAAGCGACTCGTGCGGGTGTACACGCCGCTGATCTCGCCGACGCTGATCTTCCTGATCGTCATGAATACGATCTACGCGTTCTTCCACACGTTCGCGTTCATCGACATCCTGACCCAGGGCGGTCCCGGCGGGGCGACGAACATCATGATCTACGACCTGTACCGCAACGCCTTCGAGTTCAACAACCACGGACTGGCCTCGGCCCAATCGGTGATCCTGTTCTTCGTCGTCGGGATCCTGATGTACGCCCAGTTGCGCCTCTCCGACCGCTACGCACACTACGGGTGA